In Phosphitispora fastidiosa, one DNA window encodes the following:
- a CDS encoding PAS domain S-box protein: NIVLVNSQAERLFGYRRSELLGETLERLIPERFRESHPERRASYFTNPTVRPMGGGIDLFALRKDGSEVAVEVNLAPLETQEGQLV, translated from the coding sequence GCAATATCGTCCTGGTGAATTCGCAAGCCGAGAGGCTCTTCGGCTACCGGCGTTCCGAACTGCTGGGAGAGACATTAGAGAGGTTGATACCCGAGCGCTTCCGGGAAAGCCATCCGGAACGCCGCGCCAGTTATTTCACGAATCCCACCGTTCGGCCGATGGGCGGAGGAATCGATCTGTTCGCGCTGCGGAAAGATGGGTCCGAGGTTGCCGTTGAAGTGAACCTGGCTCCGCTTGAAACCCAGGAAGGCCAACTGGT